In Eubacteriales bacterium mix99, the DNA window CGCATTGAAACGGTCATTGCGGACCGGGGCTTTCTGGACGGCGCTCAATTATGGGAATTGAAACACAGACTGAAGATTGACTTTATTATCCCGGCAAAGGCAGGCATGATTATCCGTGAAGATGCGATAGCTCTGCGGAAGGAGTATCAGAACAAGCCATTGGCACAGTGGGTTTACGGAAAGGGCATATGCCAGGGTTACGGGGTGGACGGTCTGCAGTCGTATCTTGAGTATAACCCGAAAGGAGTACAGAACAATAGCAAAACAAACGGCACTCCTCTGAATGCTGTGGTCGTCACAATGTGGAAAGGACAGGCCGTGCCTGTGGAAGATCAGATTGTACTGCTGACCAGCCTGCCGGCCGAGGAGGATGCGGCAGGCATTCCAAAAAGATATCGGCTGAGGTCGCTGATCGAAAACGGCGGGTTCCGGGAACTGAAACAGGCGGCATATCTGAAGCGGTTACCCAGAAGGAAGGGCAAGTACGCAGAAAACGCGGCATATATGCATATCATTCTATGCATCTTTGCTCATACGCTTTTCTATGCCTTTCTGGGGTGGCGTAAAAAGGAAGCTCCCAGGCAGTCTGACGGGGACTGCCTGCGGGAATGGAGAAGGCGGGAATCCATAAGGGATGGTGGTAAAATCCTTATCATCGCCAACGTTAAGTACTACGCATTCTTTGATTTAGATGAAGTACTGGATATACTTGGTGTCAGGCAGAAATTCCGGATAAAGAGGAATTGCTGAACAGACCGGCTTTTCATAAGATTACCAATTGGAATTAATTGGCATACCTAGTGTATGTCTATTCGTGTTACCCATTTTTAGTCAAATGTCGCTGTCCTGATGGATTACAGTTGGTTCTCTGGCTTAATTTAACCCAGTAACACCCATATATTTACTTTTAAAGAAATATAGTTCTAATAATGCTATTTTTATAAAAACATGTGCTGTCCCTCAGATTTTTTGCATTTCTTATACCAACTCTTCAGTTTTGTTTCTCCTTTTCATTGACAAATATTTATATACATGCTAGCATATAGTTAACACATGTGTACTGTAAGCACATGAATATAGTCTCAATATGGGACTATCTCCTCCGGTATTATACATGAGAAATCATTAAAAAGAAAGAAGGTTATCCTATGTCCGGTAGTAAAGAACAACAAAAGGCAGAAAAGCTGGTAAAAAAACAACGTTGGGGAAAAATCGGAAAGATGTTGGAAAAAGGTGATGCGGAAACCAGACTGGCTGTTGCATCCGAATTAGGAAACGCATCAGATGAAAATGCGTTAAACTACCTGATCTCTTTGCTCAAGGATCCGGATGAAAGGGTGCAGGTGCAAGCTGTCAAATCCATTGGAACCCGCGGGGAAGAGCGGGCAAAGGCCTTTCTTCAGAACATGATATCCACGTTACCGAGTGAGAAAGTTGAATTGCACAACGCAATACGGGACTCCATCTCCAAAATCAATGTGGCAGAAGAAGCAAACAAAGATAAAGTATGAGCAAAAGCGGATGGGTTCCGTCGTTTCCTTCGGAATCCATCCGTTTTCTCAATATCCATGGACTGCCTTCAGAGACCGATAAATAATAAATTTCCTGTCCGTTTCCGGGAGCCCGCAGATCAATTCAGATATTGCAAAAAGGACGTCAAAATATGAATTCGGCTGGATAGCAGTTGGACCAGAAAATAGATCATAACTGCATTGACTACGATCAGAAACAATAGCCACAGAACATGTGGATGGATTTTGCGTCTCTCCTTTTCCACAGGTGTATCAACAGTTTCCTCCGCAGGCATATCAACTTGTCCCTCCGAAGATGGTTCCGCAGGCTCTGCAGCAGGAGAAACAGAAGATGCTGCAGAAAGCTCCGTGGAATCCGCATCCGGCACTTCCCCGGATTTTTCCGAAGCGTTTTCTTCAGCTGCTTTTTCCCTGTACTTTTCCGCAGCGGACTCCACAACCATTTTCACCAGTGCTTCCATGGAAGTGCTGTCTCCCTCTGACATTCCTATCCGACCTCGATTCTCTCCACGTCATATCTCTATGCCGATCTTATGCCGCCTGTTCAGGATTTATGACATTCCGGCATATATGGAGTAAAAGCGAAATCCGGCATCTCTGCAGAAAACGATTCAAACGATTCAAATGATTCAAATTTTCTTATGAAAAGGTATCCCTCTCCTCACAGGTAAAGAGCCACAGGGCAATGGTCCGAGCCCATGACATCACACAGGATATCAGCATTCCGGACGGAATCAATCAAATTGGAAGAAACCACAAAGTAATCAATGCGCCACCCCACATTATTCGGTCGGGCCTGGAATTTATAACTCCACCAGCTGTATTTGACGGTATCCGGATAAAAATACCGGAAGGTGTCAATGAAGCCACTGTCCATCCATTTATCAAGATACTCTCTTTCAATGGGCAGAAATCCGGAGTTCTTCTCATTGGATTTCGGATTTTTCAAATCAATGGGATGATGTGCTGTGTTGAAGTCCCCGCAAACCGCCACTTTTTTCCCGTCGTCCACCAGTTCTCTGCAATAGACAAGAACGGCATCATAAAATTCCAGCTTGTAATCCAGACGATCCTGATCCTTCTGTCCGTTTGGGAAATAGATATTCAGCAGGGTAAAGGCAGGATATTCGGTGACAATCATCCGCCCTTCCCCATCGTACCGGTCCACCCCGATTCCGTACCGCACGGATACCGGCCTTTCCCTGGTATAGGTGGCAACCCCGCTGTATCCCTTTCTGGCAGGTGCATTCCAATAGGAATAGTATCCCTCGATATTGGTCAGTTCCTCATCCAGCTGATAAAAATGTGCCTTGGTTTCCTGCAGGCACAGTACGTCCGGTGTTTCCTGCAGGACCCAATCCACAAATCCCTTTTTTTGTACCGCCCGTATTCCGTTCACATTCCAGGAATATAACTTCATTCCGGACGACCCCCTGCAGCCTTCAGCTTCTCCAGGCCGATCTGCAGCCGTCTCATGGATTCCTGTTTTCCGAGCAGTCCAAGAATCTCAACGGCACCGCCGGGCGTCACCTTCTGCCCGGATGCCGCAATCCGTACCGGCCAGAACACCAGACTGTTTTTTACTTCCAGGGAGGCAATCAGTTCATTCAAAGCCTGTTGAATGTTCTCTTCCGTCCAATCCGGCAGCTTGTCCAGCACCTGAATGGCCTTCGCTAAATTTTCACGGGAGTTTTCCACAGTTGTCTTGCTCCTCTTGTGGATAAACAGCGTCACATCATATTCCGGCAGCTCCGCAAGAAATGAAACCATCGCCGGAATCTCATTCAATACTTCCGTACGGCTCTGCACCAGGGAACTTACCCGTCTCAGATCCATGTTCCCCGGCAATCCTGCCTTTTTATAGCAGGGCAAAGCCATTGCATGAAATTCCTCCGGATCCTGTTTCCTGACATATTCACCGTTCATCCAGCGCAACTTGTTGATATCAAAAATAGCCGGGGATTTGCTTAATCCTCTGGTATCAAAAGCTTCCTCCAATTCCTTCAGGGTAAAGAACTCTCTGTTGTCATCGGGGCTCCAGCCCAACAACGCTACATAATTCAGAATGGCCTCCTTCAGAAATCCCTGCTTGTAAAAGTCCTCAAAAGAGGCATCCCCGTCCCTCTTGCTCAGTTTTTTGCCGGGCTCCCTCATGACAGGGGAAAGATGAATATATTTAGGAATTTCCCAGCCAAAGGTTTCATAGAGCAAATTGTATTTTGGAGTGGACGACAGATATTCACTGCCCCGGACCACCGGATTGATCTTCATCAGATGATCGTCCACTACATTGGCAAGATTATAGGTGGGCATTCCATTCGATTTCAAAAGGATCCCGTCATCCAGGGTGCTGTTTTCCACCGTAATGGTTCCAAACAGCTCATCCTGAAAAGTAGTGGTGCCGGTTTTGGGAACTTTCTGGCGGATGACATAGGGCTCCCCTGCCTGCAGTCTGCGCTCCACCTCTTCCCGGGACAGATTCCTGCAATGGCCGTCATACCGAAATGTACCGTGATGCCCTGCGGTCTCCCGAAGGCTGTTCAGACGTTCCTCCGTACAAAAACAATAATACGCTCCGCCAAGCTCCACCAGTTGTCTGGCATATTTCTGATAAATGGGCTTCCGTTCCGACTGAACATATGGACCATATGGGCCGCCGATATCCGGCCCCTCATCATGCTTTATACCTACCAGCTTCAAGGTATGGTAAATCAGCTCCACAGCACCCTCGACAAAACGATCCTGATCCGTATCTTCGATGCGGAGAATGAATTTGCCATGATTCTTTCTGGCAATCAAATAAGTATACAGAGCCGTTCTCAGGCCTCCGATATGAAGATAGCCAGTGGGGCTCGGGGCAAACCTCGTCCGTACCTCATTCATAAAAAAACCTCCCTTGCATATTACAAAAACAGTATAGTATGCCGCCCTCCGCCTGTCAAGGCAGCGCCACCCCTGCCACAGAGCTGATAAGACCAGTCCTGCTTTAATTATCTGAAACCACAGACTTTTTTGAAAATCCACGTCCGCATCCGTAAGCATCTGGAACACCGGAATGGAAGTGCACTCACCCTTTTATGGCTCCAATCATGACCCCCTTTACAAAATACTTTTGTACAAATGGATAGAAACACAAAACGGGCACCGACGCAACAATCATGACTCCATATTTAATGGTCTGGGCCAATTTTTGTTTTGCTTCTGCCTGCGTTGTATCCAGCCCCATCATATTCAGATCGACTTTATTCTGAATCAGAATGTCCCTCAGGAACATCTGCAGCGGATATTTGTTCATATCCTGCAGATAAATCAGGGCATCAAAATAGCTGTTCCAGTGTCCCACTCCATAATAGAGTGCCATAACGGCAAGAATCGGAGCGGACAACGGCAGCACAATATAAATCAGATACTGGGCACTGTTGGCTCCGTCCAGCTCCGCTACTTCCTGCAGGACTTCCGGGATACTGCTTTGGAAATAGGTTCTGGTAACGAGCACGTTATAAATGGAAACGGCACCTGGAATCACCATAGCCCACACAGTATTCAGCAAGCCAAGCTTTTGTACAACAAGGTAGGTCGGAATCAGTCCGCCGCCAAAATGCATGGTAAATACAAATATACCAGTAATCAAATTCCTTGGAACGAAATCCTTTCTGGACAATGGATAAGCGGCACATACGGTCATGGCCAAATTGATCACAGTCCCCAATACAGTATACAGTATCGTGTTTCCATATCCAATCCATATATTTTTATATTTCAGGATGGTCTTATAGCATTCTACATTGAAGCCAACAGGGATCCCCCACATCTTCCCGTTCCACACTGCATTGGGATCGCTAAAGGATGCGCTAAAAACAAAGAGCAAAGGCCATACGAACAGAGCAAACAAAGCAATCATGATTATGATATTCACAATGTCAAATACTTGATCATGCCACGATTGACTGATGTTTCCAGTTCTCAGAGCGCTACTTTTTTCCATGTCTTCCCTCCTCACCATAGGCTTGTTGAAGTAAACCTTTTTGCCACAGAGTTCACAATGATAAGCAAAAAGGCATTGATAACAGAATTAAACAGTCCTATCGCAGTGGAATAACTATAGTCACTGTCAATCAGGCCGACCCGGTAAACATAAGTTGAAATCACATCGGATGCTGACATGTTTAAAGGGTTCTGCAGCAGATATATCTTTTCAAACCCTACGCCCATAATGGAACCAAGGGATAAAATCAGAAGAATGATCATGGTGGGAGCAATGGAAGGAATATCAATGTTAAGAATCCTCTGAAGTTTTGTCGCCCCATCAATAATTGCAGCTTCGTGTATTTGATAATCCACGCCGGACAATGCAGATATATAAATAATGGATGAAAACCCCATGCCCTGCCATACGCCAGTCCACACATAAATGGATTTGAAAAATTCCGGAACCGACAGAAACGCCACAGGTTTGCCGCCAAGTGCCTTCACAAGCTGATTGATGATTCCCGTATCCGGTGCAAGAAAAATGGTAATCATACCGCACATTACAACGGTGGAAATGAAATTTGGTGCATAGGATACCATCTGCACACTTTTTTGAAACCATTTTCCCGGAAGATAATTCAGTAAAAGCGCAAACAATATGGGAATCGGAAATCCAACAAGCAGCCCATATACACTGATTTCCAATGTATTCCGCAAAAGATTCTTGAAATTATAACCGCTGAAAAACCGCGTAAAATGATCCAGCCCCACCCAGGGACTGCCCAAAAATCCAAGCTTGGGGACAAAATCCTTGAACGCTATCTGTATGCCATACATGGGGACATAATGAAAAATGATATAATACGCAACTACGGGCAGAATCATCAGATATAGAATCGGGTTCTTTTTCATGTCTTTTCCCAGCCGATAAAAACAGTTTTTCCTTTTTCCTGCTTTTTCTGTATAAGTGGTATCTGTCAGTGCCTGCATAAACTCTCTTCCTTTCTCAATTGTAAAAGACATATAAGAGAAAGAAGCAGGCATGCGGAAACTGCCTGCCCATCCCTGTACATGAAATTATTGACTGACTGCATCTTCATAGACTTTTATATAGATCGTCATCAGCTCGTCCAGCCCCATTTTCTGAAGTGTATCGATATAGGTATCCCAGCTTTCATCCAACTCCTGCCGGCCGGTTACTATCTCAGCGATATACTGACTGACATAGGGGTCAATATCTGCCGTGATATTGGCAACTTTTTTATTGTCCGCATCAGAGTAGTGCAAAGTCGGAAATGATTTGGCTCCCACTTCAACGATTTTTGATCTTTCCTTATTTACTTTTAATTCATTTTTATCGGATACGTTTTTCATCCAAATCTCAGGTTGAACAGACGGATGCTGGGCAGATCCCTGAATCGAGGCATTGGCCCGAAGCGTTCCAAGGTCGCCGTATTTCCCCAGGATCCAATCCCAGGAACCATCCTCGTTTATCTTATAGGTTTCTCCTTCAACACCCATCCAGGCAAGCCGTCCCCCTTCTTCTGAATACCACTGATCTGCCCATGCCACGGCGATATCCGGATATTTGCACTTATCCGTTATCGCAAAGGTACCACCGACCGTTCCGGTACCGATAGGATAAACATCTTTTTCAAATGGCATAAGCGCAGGGAAATCCTTGTCCCTGTCTCTGCCTACTGTAAGAAATGCTCCTGCTTCAAAGAAACATCCCAGAGTATCGCCGGATGCACCGATTGCTTTTTGCTGATCCAAATCCATTGTAAAGGCATCCTTTGCCAATAACTCTTCCTGATAAAGTTTTTTGCAGAATTTCAGGAATTCCTTGAATTGGTCCGTCGTTTCGATATATTGGGGTTTTCCATCCACCAAAGTCAGGTGTCCATAATTCGTTATTCCCAGGTATGGATAAAGGCCGTTGATAGATGTGCCGGTAGTACATATAAGAGGAATCTCATCCGCTTTCCCATTTCCGTTGGGATCTCCGGTTTTAAACTTTGATAACACTTCATAAAATTCATCCGTATTGGTTGGCGCTTTCAGTCCCAGTGCATCCAGCCATTTCTGATTGATAAATAATGGATTGCTTCCGACGGTAAGAGAATCAATTTCAGGAAAGGCATAAATGAAACCATCTGCTAAAGTAATAGCTTGCCTCACGTCAGGTCTTTCCGCAAGAACCTTCGTAAGATTCGGAGCATCCTTTTGAATCAGGTCATTCAATTTAACAAATGTACCTTGTGAACCATGTTTATTGAGAGTACCTTCATCCAGATACGATTTCATGAAGGTATCCGGATATTGGTTACTGTTCAGGAGGAGATTTCTCTTTTCTATAAGGTCCGCACCGGAGACAGATTGGATTTTCCACTGAACATTTGTTTGCTTTTCCATCTCTTCCATGGCCAACGTATCATCCAGTTTTACATCACTGTTGGGAATGGCAAGCATTGTCATTTTAACCGGCCTGGAAAGTGGTAATTTGACCGGCTCAGATGAAGCAGAACCGGAGGCTCCTTTTGAGGATCTGGATGTCTTATTGTCCTTTGCTCCACAGGCCGCAAAACTCAGGGACATCATCGCTGCCAAAAATAAGGCCACAACTTTTCTTAGCATAATACTCATTCCTCCCCATGACATATAGTTTTGTGCATTTTTCCATTCAAGTAAAATAAAACAGCACTGTTTACATGCTTGAATCTCTGCTTCCATTGTTCCAAAATAATCTATGAAATTCAAGACACAATATTTTTAATTATTATGAAATATTGTACGGTCACGCTATCGCTCCAGATACAGCGGTTTTCTCATGTTTTCCCGATAGGAGGAAGGGGATACCCCACTTTCTTCTTTGAATTTCCTCCGAAAGCTGGATGCATGATCGTAACCGATAAGCCCGCTGATTTTCTCAATAGAATAATTCGTTGCAGAAAGCAGTCTCTTTGCTTTTTCAAAGCGCAGGAACCACACATAGCTGGAAAAGTTCATTCCAAGGCTTTTTTTAAAAACCGAGCTCATACAGGCCGTACTGACATGAAAGTGACCGGCCATCATCAAAATGGAAAAATCAGAATGGCAGAAATTTTCCTGTACAAAAGTTTCAATCTGAGCAATCGAAATTTTCGTGCCGGAAGCTTCTGAAAACAGGATATTCAGCAAAGTATAGAATAGATCCAATATTTCTTCCCTTGTCTGAACATAATTGCTTTTCCTGCACAGATCAAGCAAATGGGTAACCACCGTATAATATGTCTCATACTTTACGGCATTGCGGTTCATGGATGTGCTGATAAGAGTCGTGGTATCAATCAGGACACACCGGATGAATATCTCAGAATCATTTTGAATGTCAATGGAATCAAACAGCTCTTTTATCAGACAGATACTTTTTTCCGGATTCATTTGCTCCAGAGCAGCTGCCAGTTGGTCAAACAATTGATAGGATCGGTTGTAATTATCTGCATTTCTTGAAACATCATCGTAGCCGATTATTCTGCAATTCCTGTCCAGATAACTTTCTGCTGCAGTTGCATTGCTGTACAGGCGGGCAATGTCCAGCAGACTGTTGGAACAATTACTGAAAGCAATTCTGCAAGGGATCCGCCCGGAAAGACTTCGCAACCGCTTTTTCAAGATCCGGTCATATGTATTTTTTTCATCTCCTCCTGCCAACAAAACCGAGGTATGCTTTTGATCTGCTTCCAGAATAACCACGGTAAGGTCTTCCCGGAAGTGAAGCTGGATCTGCCCGATGGCATCTTCCGCAGAAAGGTTGGTAAACAGGACTTTAACCACGGACAATATCATTTTTTTCCCGGAAGTAAACAGTTTGTCGATGTTCTCAAGCACGACATTTGAAATATTCCGAGAAAGATACCGGGAATTCAGAATGCTCCCATGAATAACGGTTTTATAATTGTCCAGGCTTTTCTTCAGCAGCATGTTCATTTCCTCAGATTCCTGACAGGTTCTGTGAAGCAAGGTAATGTCATTGGAAAAAGGATCCCTGCTGCTGGTAAAACGCTTTTTCAGTTCATGCAACGGAAAATAGGTGATTCTCATGGAAAAGAAGATGATCCCCACTGCAACAAGAATAAGCAAACCAACCATCAAGTAGGCATTGATAAATACCGTATCCGCAAAGGACTGCATAAAGTTCGGATCCAGGACAGCGGAAAAGTTCAGAGCCGGATAAGGGAACCTCCATCTGAAAACTTCTTCGGTTGATTGGCGGGAATGGCCCTCTTTAGCAGAAGGAAAAGCAGCACCGGCAGAAAGAATCGTACTGCCAGATGCATCGGTCAGTTTCACTCCGGAGACGCCTCTTGCAAGGCAGGACTCCATGATGGAACAAAGCTCCTGTTCATCCAATATATAAAGAACACGAAAACCCGAGGAAAAATTATTTGGGGAAAAGACCAGCAGAGTGGTGACCCCATTGGTTGCCTTATAGATCCTGCCAAAGAAATCATCGGAGTCATAAAAGCTTTCCGGAAGAAATATATCGTCTTTTCCATGCATGGTCAGATTGATCGCACCATCTGAAACATCACATTGACGGGTGGTGGAATAGGCCATTCCTTTCTTTTTGTCAAAATAAACAATGTCCTGGGAAAGGATATTCCGGGAACAGTATTTTCCCAGCTCCTTTACAATCTGATAACGGGAATAAGCCTCATTGTTGTAATATCTTGCATTGATAATATTCATATCCGAAGACAAAAGCAGATTTGTCTTTTCGATTTCAAGAAATCCTTCTGAGATTCTTTTCGCAGCATTGGCAATCTGATCCTGCGTTTCCTGCTGATATTCCCTAATGTACTCCTGCTTCAGCTGATAGTTCATAATGAAGTACACACCGATCACGACGGTGCCCAAAATGATGATATAGGAAAAAATGTATTTCACAAAGGTTGACTTTAATATCCTTTTCCATTTCATATCATAATCTCCATTTTTATTTGCTGTCTATCTCTCTTATTACTATAAAATTATATCATATTTTATGAAATATGTGTATAATAGAGTAAAAAGAGGACATCCCGCTGTAAAGGAGTGCTGTGATTGGAATGAAAGATTTTATCAAATCAATTTGCTCCGGAGTGAGCCTGATCCTGTTATCCTTCCTCCTGATGACGGGATGCACGGGTCCAGGCAGTGGCAGAAACGCCGCAGACACAAAAAAAATACTGGATTATCCAAGGAACAGCTCCGGCGTGAAGCGGACGGCCCTGAGGATCGCAACGATGTTCGGCGGAACGGATCCGGCTGCAGCAGTATATGAAGAAGCGATCCTGAATTTTCAGGATGCGAATCCCTCCATTGAGATAACGGACGAGTCCATGACATCGGAAGGCGATGGATACCGAACAAAAATAAAAACAGACTTCTCCTCCAGCAATGACCTGGATGTTGTGTTTTTTTACACCGGGGCGGACGCGAGATATATCATCCAGGCAGGTAAACTGATGCCTTATGAGGAAATGTGGAAGGACTATCCGGATCTTGCCCGGGATATCACCGACTTCAGCCGGGAAGCAATGAGAGAATTTGACGGAAAAATTTATGCACTTCCGGTAACGGGATTTTATGAAGGCCTTTTTCTCAATCAGGAACTGTTTCAGAAATACCAGGTGGAGCTGCCTACAGATTGGAACAAATTTGAAAATGCCATTCAGAAATTCCATCAGGCAGGAATTGTGCCAATTGCCGGCCCTCTGGCCCAGTCCCATTATCTGATTGAGCATTTCATCCTATCAGCTGCCGGTGCAAAGGGTCATCAGGACGTTTTTGCCGATGGAATCAACTCCGACTGGATTCTTGGTTTTCAAAACCTTCGGAAAGTATATGATATGGGCGGATTTTCCAAAGATGCCGCCACGACGGATATTGAAATGGCTCAGGACCTGTTCCGTAAGGAAAAGGCTGCGATGATCCTGGAAGGTTCCTGGCTGATTGGAGGATGTTCGGAGAAATTGCAGAAAAAAATGACAGTGCTGCCCATGCCGCCTGCTCCCAACGGCAAAATGGAACCGGATACTTTGGTAGCCGGCCTGTCCTCCGGATATTCCGTCAGCACAAAAGCCTGGCAGGATCCTGTGAAAAGAAAAGCGGCCGTGAAACTGGTGAATACTCTTCTGGGCAGCGAGGTCGTTCTGAAGATGGCAGCGGCCAATGGCGGGGTACCGGCTGCCGGGGTCTCTGTTTCGGGTCTCAGTCCTGTGGCAAAGGACGGATATGTGATGTTTTCCCGGGCAAAGCACCGGAATATGCCCATTGATTCCCGGCTGGTGCCGGAGGCTTTCAACGAAATTGTAAAATACGGCGTTCCTTATATTGTTACAGGAGAAAAGACGCCGGAAGATGTACTGGAACAGGTCCGAAAGATTCAGAATCTGAGAGACGGATCCGGGCAGGAAACCGAAGAAAAACGATATTAGGGATAGTAAGGCAGTGAGGAGGCAGGCGGGGCATGAGAAATTTCCTTCTTTCGTTATATCGAAGAACATCCATCCGGACAAAAGCCATTGTTGTTTTTTGCATTGTCTCCCTCTGTCCCATTCTTCTGGTAGGATATGCCGGATACCGAAGCTATGAGGATACCATGAAAGATAAATTTCTCAGCTATGCCTGCACCAATTCCTCTTATATTTCCTCCCATGTGGGGGAAGTCTTCAAAAGCATGGTGAATTTTTCCAACAGCATCCTGTATGATGATGTCATTCAGGATGCTTATAATGAAACCTCCCATACAAGTGAATCGGATATCTCCGGCTATCTGATCAAAAGAAAACTGGACGGATACCTGCAGTCCCTCTTATTGGCGCGGCCGGAACTGGATATGGTGGCCTTTCGCTTTACCGGAAAGGAGTCCGGCCTGTATGTCTCCAGCCGCCGCATCAAAAAGAATTCCTCCAGGCTGATACCCATGGACGAAATGTACGATGCTGCGAGAAAAGATCCACAGATGAAATGTTATCTGGATGCAAAGGACGGGATTGTAAATGATATTTACTTTCATCGGATGGTCTGCAACCGAAACAACATGCAGGAAATCGGTCTTTTGGTCTTTCGGCTCAATCTGCAGCACTTCAGGCTGAATCGTTATATCAGCAGCCCCACGGAGAGCATCTATCTCTATTCCAACAAATGTGATCAGATCTTCAGGCCGGCAGGTTCCGCCGTAAAACATGCGGATTCCATGACCCGTCTGATCCGGGACAGGAAGGGACCGGGAGTATACGAAGCCGGGGAGGATTACATCATATATGAAACCATCGAGCCGCTGCACTGGAACCTTTTTCTGCAGATTTCCTCCGACGAGCTGTTTCATGAAGTGCGAAAACAATCCCATATCATTCTGCTCCTTTGCCTCAGCACGCTGCCCATCATCTTTCTTGCCGTAAGCAATATTTTTCAGGATATCATAAAGCCAATCAATATCCTGGTAAACAAAATGCATCAAATGGAAATCGGTGAGACCGGAGTCACCATGACATGGAACCGCAGCGATGAAATCGGATATCTGGTTTCGTCCTTCAACAAAATGTCCACGGAAATAGACGATCTGATCAACCGGGTCTACAAGGAGGAAATTGCCTTTGCCAATGCAGAGATCAAAGCGCTGCAGACCCAGATCAATCCACATTTCCTTTACAACACCCTGGAAACCATAAACTGGAAGGCTCAGCTGGAAGGTGTCGATGAAATCAGCGACATGGTCATGGCGCTCTCCAATCTGATGGAGGCAGGCATTGACCGGAACGGTCAGAAGTTTGTTTCATTAAAGCAGGAAATGGACTATGTGGAAAACTATACGTTGCTCATTCAAAAACGTTTTGGCAATAAGATTACCTTTCAAAAGGAAATGGATCCGGATACTCTGGAGTATCCCATACCAAAATTAATTCTTCAGCCCCTGATCGAAAATGCGATACGCCACGGGATTGAGCCAAAGGGCAAAGGTAGGATCTGCCTGACATCCGGATATGAAAAGGATTTTCTGATCCTGCAGATTATGGATGATGGAGTGGGGATCCTCAATGTTCAACGCCGCATTCAGCTGATCTATGGGAATCCATATGGACTGAAGA includes these proteins:
- a CDS encoding transposase, producing MNVFTVLDNIEKCCIESTMGVYNTVVRRLRRLLRSGIFALDSTIVETRPDFPGCGKTKRKKEGRPSDPPEYKYIYGFKVFVLYEIKSRIIVAVKIVPANEDDHKYFLPMIRQGIHNCGKNRIETVIADRGFLDGAQLWELKHRLKIDFIIPAKAGMIIREDAIALRKEYQNKPLAQWVYGKGICQGYGVDGLQSYLEYNPKGVQNNSKTNGTPLNAVVVTMWKGQAVPVEDQIVLLTSLPAEEDAAGIPKRYRLRSLIENGGFRELKQAAYLKRLPRRKGKYAENAAYMHIILCIFAHTLFYAFLGWRKKEAPRQSDGDCLREWRRRESIRDGGKILIIANVKYYAFFDLDEVLDILGVRQKFRIKRNC
- a CDS encoding HEAT repeat domain-containing protein → MSGSKEQQKAEKLVKKQRWGKIGKMLEKGDAETRLAVASELGNASDENALNYLISLLKDPDERVQVQAVKSIGTRGEERAKAFLQNMISTLPSEKVELHNAIRDSISKINVAEEANKDKV
- a CDS encoding exodeoxyribonuclease III: MKLYSWNVNGIRAVQKKGFVDWVLQETPDVLCLQETKAHFYQLDEELTNIEGYYSYWNAPARKGYSGVATYTRERPVSVRYGIGVDRYDGEGRMIVTEYPAFTLLNIYFPNGQKDQDRLDYKLEFYDAVLVYCRELVDDGKKVAVCGDFNTAHHPIDLKNPKSNEKNSGFLPIEREYLDKWMDSGFIDTFRYFYPDTVKYSWWSYKFQARPNNVGWRIDYFVVSSNLIDSVRNADILCDVMGSDHCPVALYL
- the gltX gene encoding glutamate--tRNA ligase yields the protein MNEVRTRFAPSPTGYLHIGGLRTALYTYLIARKNHGKFILRIEDTDQDRFVEGAVELIYHTLKLVGIKHDEGPDIGGPYGPYVQSERKPIYQKYARQLVELGGAYYCFCTEERLNSLRETAGHHGTFRYDGHCRNLSREEVERRLQAGEPYVIRQKVPKTGTTTFQDELFGTITVENSTLDDGILLKSNGMPTYNLANVVDDHLMKINPVVRGSEYLSSTPKYNLLYETFGWEIPKYIHLSPVMREPGKKLSKRDGDASFEDFYKQGFLKEAILNYVALLGWSPDDNREFFTLKELEEAFDTRGLSKSPAIFDINKLRWMNGEYVRKQDPEEFHAMALPCYKKAGLPGNMDLRRVSSLVQSRTEVLNEIPAMVSFLAELPEYDVTLFIHKRSKTTVENSRENLAKAIQVLDKLPDWTEENIQQALNELIASLEVKNSLVFWPVRIAASGQKVTPGGAVEILGLLGKQESMRRLQIGLEKLKAAGGRPE
- a CDS encoding carbohydrate ABC transporter permease; the protein is MEKSSALRTGNISQSWHDQVFDIVNIIIMIALFALFVWPLLFVFSASFSDPNAVWNGKMWGIPVGFNVECYKTILKYKNIWIGYGNTILYTVLGTVINLAMTVCAAYPLSRKDFVPRNLITGIFVFTMHFGGGLIPTYLVVQKLGLLNTVWAMVIPGAVSIYNVLVTRTYFQSSIPEVLQEVAELDGANSAQYLIYIVLPLSAPILAVMALYYGVGHWNSYFDALIYLQDMNKYPLQMFLRDILIQNKVDLNMMGLDTTQAEAKQKLAQTIKYGVMIVASVPVLCFYPFVQKYFVKGVMIGAIKG
- a CDS encoding ABC transporter permease subunit, whose amino-acid sequence is MQALTDTTYTEKAGKRKNCFYRLGKDMKKNPILYLMILPVVAYYIIFHYVPMYGIQIAFKDFVPKLGFLGSPWVGLDHFTRFFSGYNFKNLLRNTLEISVYGLLVGFPIPILFALLLNYLPGKWFQKSVQMVSYAPNFISTVVMCGMITIFLAPDTGIINQLVKALGGKPVAFLSVPEFFKSIYVWTGVWQGMGFSSIIYISALSGVDYQIHEAAIIDGATKLQRILNIDIPSIAPTMIILLILSLGSIMGVGFEKIYLLQNPLNMSASDVISTYVYRVGLIDSDYSYSTAIGLFNSVINAFLLIIVNSVAKRFTSTSLW